One window of the Salvia miltiorrhiza cultivar Shanhuang (shh) chromosome 6, IMPLAD_Smil_shh, whole genome shotgun sequence genome contains the following:
- the LOC130990018 gene encoding tubulin-folding cofactor C-like, producing the protein MEDKKQSSYDSSAVALEQKHAAMLERLANRQQSRATAKPEPNSSGSTKSFLSQFSQSKLSIEAQISRIQTQPDLPKKTDLEAISLEISALEKLVAENSYLLPPYEVRNSLSAITYLRQTLDDASAAVAPKKKFAFKNKSSKKSAAPAPDQKNEVVSEPESSKINAGFGEVGFRDLSAAPGFRNKDKEVLVKEFKRGELDARNGEFTLSNLRDCEVRLKGCLRAVFVDNVVKCKVYVGVVMGSVLIEGAEGCLFVLASHQIRIHKAKNCDLYLRVRSRPIIEDSNGVRFAPYCLSYRGMEEDLAEANLDEETGNWANVDDFRWLRALQSPNWSVLPEDERVGMVNISNDD; encoded by the coding sequence ATGGAAGACAAAAAACAATCGTCGTATGATTCCAGCGCCGTTGCTCTTGAGCAGAAGCACGCGGCGATGCTGGAGCGTCTCGCCAACCGCCAACAGTCCCGCGCCACCGCAAAGCCTGAGCCTAACTCATCCGGATCCACAAAATCGTTCCTGTCTCAGTTCTCGCAATCAAAGCTCTCAATCGAAGCCCAAATCTCCCGGATCCAAACACAGCCGGACCTGCCTAAAAAAACCGACCTGGAGGCGATCTCCCTCGAAATCTCCGCCCTCGAGAAGCTGGTCGCGGAGAATTCCTACTTGCTCCCGCCCTACGAAGTACGTAATTCCCTCAGCGCCATCACGTACCTCAGGCAAACCCTAGATGACGCATCCGCGGCCGTCGCTCCGAAGAAGAAATTCGCCTTCAAGAATAAATCATCGAAGAAGAGTGCCGCCCCAGCGCCAGATCAGAAGAATGAAGTCGTTTCTGAACCGGAGAGTAGTAAGATCAATGCTGGATTCGGGGAGGTAGGGTTTAGGGATTTGAGCGCTGCTCCCGGGTTCAGGAACAAGGATAAAGAGGTATTGGTGAAGGAATTCAAGAGAGGCGAGCTGGATGCTCGAAATGGGGAGTTCACACTATCGAATTTGAGGGATTGTGAGGTCAGATTGAAGGGTTGTTTGAGGGCAGTGTTTGTGGATAATGTGGTGAAGTGCAAGGTTTATGTTGGGGTGGTTATGGGTTCGGTCTTGATCGAGGGAGCAGAAGGGTGCTTGTTCGTGTTGGCCTCGCACCAGATCAGGATTCATAAGGCAAAGAATTGTGACTTGTATCTTCGGGTGAGGAGCAGACCTATAATAGAGGACAGTAATGGCGTTAGGTTTGCGCCATATTGCTTAAGTTACAGAGGAATGGAGGAGGATTTGGCAGAGGCAAATCTTGATGAGGAGACTGGGAATTGGGCGAATGTGGATGATTTTCGATGGTTGAGGGCACTGCAATCTCCTAATTGGTCAGTTTTGCCAGAAGATGAGCGTGTAGGGATGGTGAACATTTCAAATGATGATTGA